TCTAATCCAGACTGGATCCTCAGTCTTAAATTTGGAAGTTTTAAGTGAGGGTTTGGATAAAGTTTTGGGAGGTTAGTCTTTTTGACCCCACAGTCTTTATGAGGAGGAACTAGTAAAAATAGGATTCACTGGACTTCCAAGCTGGTCTTTTGGGAACACAGAATCTCCAGGAATATGGTCCCTTCTGTGTAGACCCTCAGGGAAATCACGCAATTAGAGGTTGGAAGAACAGGATGGAAATGTACCTAATGAGCAGACATAGGGAACTGTAAATAGCTCCTCAACTCCACCCTATCAGTGTGTGTGACTATGGGCGGGACGAGACCTCGTTGTTGCTTCTGGAACCCTAAGTTTGTCTAGGAGACCAATGCTTCCACCCTTCCTGCTGTCTTGTCTGAGCAGAGACCTTCCCACTCCATTGTCATCCATCCAGGATGTTAGACTTCCTTTACTGGGAGTCTAGTCTCTCAGAGCTTGGGATCAGGTGAGTCCATCCTCTCAGAGCTCTGGATCAGGTGAGGCCAAGGGTGCAGTAGGGCCTCCAAGAAAGAGTCAGAGAGACCCAAAGCCAAGCCCTTGACCCAAGGCCACGCCCAAGACCCAAGACCTCATTCACCTGAGGTCTCTTGACAGCCATCAGCCTATGGTTGTTTCCCTGCCTGATTAACAAGTTCATGATTTGTTTGGGATGCTAAAAAGAGAGATGAACATTGAAGTCAGCAATACATGGGTCATTGCTCACTACTCCCTGATGGAAGCTCAATTGAGGTGGCAATGGGAGGCACAAAGTATTTCAAGTGAAATTAGAACAGGTACAATGAGTTTTTCATctaaaaggaggaggaaaatagagTACTAGCTGTGGAGAGCTGTGCAGTTAAGTGAGgacagttctttatttttatcatggggCATATTTAACAGTATCCATATTGATGAGACAGATCTATATTCAATACCCTTCTTGCAAATATTACCCTGCAACAGTGGTCATGAGTGATACATTCCACAGTATCTTCTTTCACTCTGGGTATTCAATTAGcatgaaaaataatgtgtttgaTAAGTAAGAAGGGGTGTGCTAAATAGCTTGACTTTGCCATTACTTCATGACCTGTGACCCAATACACTTGTGGGTTAGTTAATTCATTGTTTCTTCTAGTGTAAATTGTCTGCAAATTCCAGACATTTGCAGAATGGGGTCAGCATGCTTTCATTcctgttttttattgctttcttctAAACAAAGaattggggaagtttttttttctaccaactttgttgttgtcattgagtccttttatgtgcatatatgtggAGAACTGTGAGTATTTATGAACTGTATGGGCTCAAATCTATCATTCAGTCACATTGTATTCTCTCCATTGCTttcttatttctacttttcttactgagaaaaaaaatactgctgtTACTTTTATATTCTTCACTTGTGAATGCTTGCTATAAAAAAATGGAAGTGAATATTCTTGTGTGTACTTAGCCATAATAAATCACCTACACACATACTGCCACTCGTTCACGTCTCCTTCATTCTGTATTGCTCCTTTGGCTTCTGTGGTCAGCTCCATTTTCACAATGGACATCATCTTCTACCATCCTCTGGAAGGTATTCTTTATAAAGATTTGACTAAAGTTTATCTGTACCTTCCATAAGATAATTTGAGTCCACATATCTCTACATAAGAAGAAATTCTAACTTAGATACTGCTCTATCCCTGATTTTAAAAGCCTCtttataacattcttttatttccaagtttGGAAATTTAATCTGTGATTAgttgccttttctcttgctgcttttaagattctctccttatctttaatcttcaataatgtaattatgatgtgtcttggtgtgtgctttcttgggtcgaATTTCTTTGGGACactttgagcttcctggaagtgtatttcttttgccagattggggaagttcttcttcattattttttcaaaaaagttttcaatttcttgcttttcctcttctccttttcccaccccTATAATTTGGTTGTTGGAACAGTTAAAGTTgtcatggaggttcctaagcctctcctcatttttttgaattactgtttcttcattctgttctggttgaatgttcatttcttccttctgctccaagcccttgttttgagtcctggtttccttcccatcactgttatttccctgtacattttccttaatttcactttgcatagcctttacttcttccctcttttgtgaccatattcaaccaattttgtgatcatcctgattaccaatgttttgaactgcaCATTTGATAGATTGGCTATCCATTGATCACTTAGTTCTACTTTTGGAGCTttcatctgtcctttcatttgggccattttttgttttctcggtatgcctgttacatagtaaggggtgaagccttaggcaTTTACTAGGGTAGGTCAACCCAAGTTGCCATGCAACAGCACTGAATATGGGAGAGGGATCAGAGAGGAAATAATACCTCTTGGTCAGCTCTCTATGGGCTTTCAGTCAATTtcaccactacccacaagcaaattgggcccttctggtgctgattcccaggtgggtggttttgtgtatattctaggaccctgtggttctctccaacgaactctcctgtgaggctgggaatttattctgccacctcaaccctcacaggtatTTTAGTCAgaagttctgaggctttatttccctgcattgAAAcctggtctgtctcacttcccagttgttccttccagtctATCTCCACTCACTGCACCATCCACTGCCTTGCTAGGAGTCCTCTCTGTCaagctgcccatcaccacccctcctaccagtctggatgaatgtttcttctttaaatccttggctaTTGGACTTCATtacagttcaatttcctgtcagttctggttgtttttttgtttttaaatttgttgttatccttcttttggttgtgcgaggaggcacagtaagtctacctatgcctctatgtTGGCCAGAAATCTTATTTTCCTCCATTCAATTTTCTTTAACACAGGTGCTAAATCACTGTTAAGCAGGTTTTATTCTGCTTgccatttctttcatttcataaCTTCACATTTACTTAAATGGGTTCCTAAGTAagtgcacatatatatacatacatttctgaaaatataaatgtgaacCGAGCAAATGAAGCTGTGCTTGCTCAGATCCAGCATTGTGATAGAGAAGGCAGAGTACAGTGAAAGAAATGTTTCCATGATAATGTGCTCAGGCTTAAATCACATGAAGAAAGTTACTCAGGGTAACTTTACATGATTTATTGGCATGTGCAGGCCTTCTTGGTCAGGTCTGGGGGAGGCCTTTGCATGTTGGATGAAGACCAGAACCAGAATTAGATAGTGCCTACTGATTGGCTAAAAATGACATCCAACCCAAAGcccaagaaaaagaatgaggCCACAATGAAATGTGAGTGAGAGGTTTGTCTCATCTGCATTTTAACCATGTAAAAACCCACTAGTCAAATAACTATAGAATAGACACAGGAAAAGCCAGTCTTCTACTGATTGATATTAAAAAGATTTCCTTTTGTAAATACTAGTTTATTTTGCTGGTCAGATTTCATTTGTGGTAGTCAATCCATAAGGTGTTTCCACACCACGTGTTGGTAACTACCTTTGTCTTTTGGACAAATATATACtttctccttcgttatttttgCTTTACTTTAAGGGAGTGCAGTTAGGGTTGGAAAGCTGCCAGAATCCAAATACATTTCTTCCTCATCATCTCTCAGAGATCACCTGAGCTTATTATCAATAgatcttttttcctccttatgtCTTTTATTCTCTCACCCTctacatttatgtttctttaaatacagGGCATAAAATAGACATTCCAGTATGGAACCCCAAGCTTATTTGTGCATGCACACTAACCAAGCAGTATTGACGTACTATGCCtaaattctttttggaaaagatACTTGATCTGGACAGCTGACTTGTATCTAGTCATAGCCTAAATAGTGAGTGGGACAAACATGGAGTCCCCACACGTGAGgagacctgctgtgtgtgtgcacccacCTCGTAACCCGAGAGCAGTGCTCAGAGCAGGGGTACCTGGACCCATGTATTCCAAGGTGACCAATCACACAGGGGCCAGAACTCCATCAAGAGAAGGGACTGAGGAGGAAATTCTTTTCAGTTCAAAGAATGCTTTTCCAATCAGATTAATAAAGTGTAAGATTTTCATAGTGTGCAAAAGGGATTCTCTGTGACTTGAAGTTTCAACAGCAGCATGCAGGCCCCCTTGTTTCTTCCTATCACCTGACACCATCTCTCCTGCCCCAGACACACTGGCTCAGTGTGAGCCTTCATTTTACAAAACTACCATCTTCCTTAGGCCCTTTGCACTGtctgttcctgctgcctggaaaACCCGTACTCCCTCTTGGCCTCCTGCTTAGTCTTCTTTCAGTGCCTGTTAATATGTTGCCTGTTGGTAAGTTTTGACAAAAAGAACAACCTCTATCAACTTTctacatttaatgtgatttacCTTTTCTATAACATGTACTCCATTGGTtatgttgtattattatttttatttaatcatattCTTTGTCCATGATGGTATCTAGAGACTCTTATTTTTCATCAGCCTGTTCTCCAAACATGGAACATGGAACATGGTCTAAAGTCAATATACGAGTATATTCCTCAAATGCACGAACTACACCCTTAATTATACAGCAATGTGCATTGTGTTTGAAGAATGGGTTGATGGTACAAAAGGAAATTCTAAAGAGCAATGGCACAGGACATGCCTTAACAACAACCAGATCCTACACCAAATATGGAAATTATGTTTTGGATTCCAAAATATAAATGTAGCATTTATTTCAGTTACTAATGCTTCTAAAGTGAAAATTTgcttcatttgcttttattttttggtagTCAGCTGCGCCACATGGAACCAGGCAATGTTACACAAGtttcagaatttcttctcctGGGATTTTCAGAGACACCTGAACTGCAGCCCCTTCTATTTGGGCTCTTCCTCTgcatgtacctgatcactgtgttgggaaacctgctcatcatcctggccgtcagctcagactcccacctccacacacccatgtacttcttcctctcccacctgtcCTTGGTTGACGTCTGTTTCACTTCCACTACTGTCCTGAAGATGCTGGTGAACATCCATATACAGAGCAAAGGCATCACCTATGCAGGCTGCATCACTCAGATATATTTCATTATGCTCTTTGCAGGGTTGGATGACTTCATCCTGACTGTCATGGCCTATGACAGGTAtgtggccatctgtcaccccCTGCACTACATGGTTATCATGAACCCCTGGCACTGTGGACTGCTGGTTCTGGTGTCCTGGATCATGAGTGCCCTGGATTCCTTGCTACATTGCTTAATGGTGTTGGATCTGTCCTTCTGCTCAGACTTAgaaatcccccactttttctgtgaactcaaaCAGGTGGTCCAACTTGCCTGTTCTAACACCTTTCCTAATGACATGGTGATGTACTTTTCAGCAGGGCTGCTGGGTGCTGGTCCCCTTACTGGGATCCTTTATTCTTACTCTAAGATAGTGTCATCCATACGAGCAATCCCCTCAGCTCAGGggaagtataaagcattttccacctgtgcatCTCATCTCTCAgttgtctccttattttatggTACAAGCCTAGGTGTGTACCTCAGTTCTGCTGGTACCCGCCACTCACAGTCCAGTGCAACAGCCTCAAtgatgtacactgtggtcacacccatgctgaaccccttcatctacagtctcaggaacaaggacataaagagggccctGGAAAGATTCCTTGGCAATTAGACttttcaagggccaactgtacaTGGCTGAAGAAGTGCCCATTAATGTTCCAAGTTTCAGAGCAAGAAGTTCTGACACAAGTTAATACAATCTTTGGACCATATGTAATTACACATTCTCATGTGCATCATGGGTTAACATGAACTATGTTAGAATAATTTATTCTCTTGTGACATATATCATTCCAAGTAATATTTCTGTCATTTTACTAGAAATGTTCTCATGAATTATACTACTTGTATGTACTAAACTACACTTGGATACTGAGGTCATTTGCATAATTTTGTTGTAAAGGACCATCTCAGAGGACAGTTTTCACTTCCATGGTCATCACTATTCTCTATAGCACTACCTTTACTAACCTTCTTGATAATATAGATTTGTACATATTGGTAGTTTTTATTCCTGGTCTCCTGGTTTTATACTCTTCATTCTGTTATTAGCTGTGTGTCCACATAGCCTACCAT
This window of the Desmodus rotundus isolate HL8 chromosome 9, HLdesRot8A.1, whole genome shotgun sequence genome carries:
- the LOC112301434 gene encoding olfactory receptor 7A10-like isoform X1; this translates as MLDFLYWESSLSELGISQLRHMEPGNVTQVSEFLLLGFSETPELQPLLFGLFLCMYLITVLGNLLIILAVSSDSHLHTPMYFFLSHLSLVDVCFTSTTVLKMLVNIHIQSKGITYAGCITQIYFIMLFAGLDDFILTVMAYDRYVAICHPLHYMVIMNPWHCGLLVLVSWIMSALDSLLHCLMVLDLSFCSDLEIPHFFCELKQVVQLACSNTFPNDMVMYFSAGLLGAGPLTGILYSYSKIVSSIRAIPSAQGKYKAFSTCASHLSVVSLFYGTSLGVYLSSAGTRHSQSSATASMMYTVVTPMLNPFIYSLRNKDIKRALERFLGN
- the LOC112301434 gene encoding olfactory receptor 7A5-like isoform X2 — encoded protein: MEPGNVTQVSEFLLLGFSETPELQPLLFGLFLCMYLITVLGNLLIILAVSSDSHLHTPMYFFLSHLSLVDVCFTSTTVLKMLVNIHIQSKGITYAGCITQIYFIMLFAGLDDFILTVMAYDRYVAICHPLHYMVIMNPWHCGLLVLVSWIMSALDSLLHCLMVLDLSFCSDLEIPHFFCELKQVVQLACSNTFPNDMVMYFSAGLLGAGPLTGILYSYSKIVSSIRAIPSAQGKYKAFSTCASHLSVVSLFYGTSLGVYLSSAGTRHSQSSATASMMYTVVTPMLNPFIYSLRNKDIKRALERFLGN